GGACATACCGCATCGCACGCGTCCATTCACTCATGAGCGTATCTCAACCGTGCGATCGAACCCTGGAACCCTATCTCACCTATATAGCtgctccaccccgagtggcaaAACCCACCCGAGGCAGCGCCGCCAGCCACTCCACCTCCCGAGCACCAAgcaccggcggcagcggcagccaTGGCGGTCGGCAAGAACAAGCGCATCTCCAaggggaagaagggagggaAGAAGAAGACGTGAGTTTGCTCGCCACCACCTTCTTCGTTTCTCTTTTCTCAGATCCAAAGCTTGTTTATCTCTTCCTCGCCGTTTGGTCCGGTGTTGATCCGTTTATTGCTCCCCGTGTGTCTTGTCTTGCAGCGTCGATCCGTTCGCCAAGAAGGACTGGTACGACATCAAGGCCCCGTCGGTGTTCAGCGTGCGCAACGTCGGCAAGACCCTCGTGTCTAGGACACAGGGTACCAAGGTCTGTGCTTCTTTTCTCACTCGACTATGTAGGGTTTATACTTCTGATATGGATTCTGTGGTGAGGTTGTGCGTGCTTAGTCGCTTCGACGTGTGTAGATTGTGGCAGGGTTAGTTCGATAGGTCACTTTGTCAGACAGTCAGGATCTTTGTTGTGCGTGTGCAACAGCTCACTTGTATATTTGTGTGTTCCTTCGATAATGTTGTGCTATATGTTGACGCGGGTATATGAGAACTGATATAGTGCTCTGTATATGGTGTACACATGAAGGATATGTGGAAGTAGCATTTTATTCCAGTGCTTTGATTTAGACGTGGTTCCTGTAAAACCATTCTGATAAAAATCCTAGTTCCAGACTTGCGTGGTTTTAAAATGATTCAGACCAcccccaaccatattcctttcatttcgttcccttcccgactcccttccccgttcccattccctttatttcccctcatcttcaacagctttccTTGAGGGGAATCGCGAATGGAAAGTAGAGACTgtcctgaaaggaatgaccCTAGGAATCCCGTCGAAGGGAAATCGTTGGAGCGTTGAAGGGAatgggaatcccttcacgacgggaatctccCCCGCGAAGGGAAGCCCTTGGGAATGGCCTTAGGCTCGGCTTCCCAAGTTATGGGAGGATtgttttgaatgaaatttgtaGCTGCCAATTGGTGTCAGTCTTAGATTATCATAGCATCGAAAATGGAGTTGTTGATATTTGTATGACAATTACATTAAATTCTGAGTTCCAATTATGCTTTAGTTTGGGACCGAGCCTTAGCTCGGATGGTAAGGCTCGCTGTGAGCAGCCTGCCCACCAGCGTTTGAACCTTTGTGCTGGTGCTCACTGGGATTTATTTCCCAATTAATTTCTGGTCGCGCTCGCGCTGGGGAGACATCTCTTTAAGGCAGCGCGTGAGTTTGAGTATAGGTGTAGGTCTTAGCTTGCGCATAGGGAGTGTGGGTGAGTGGGTGTGTGCATGTTGGGTGCGTGAGTTCAGATACTACTACTTGTATCTCAGGATAGGctgtttcaaaaaaattatgcttTAGTTTCACCATGGCAATTACTTTAACGTCTGAGGTCCAATCATACTTTAGTTTCATTATCCATAGTACATTTCTCTACATAGCTTCTTGTGGCCATAAATATCCTTCTGTATTTTGTGAGGAAATTTCTGCTGATTATGCATTGTTTGCTTTGCCACAATATTTATGCATAATCTTATAGCTAAGAGTCACTGTGAAAGTGCCATTATTAGGTTGGGAGCTATATCATGTATTCATGTCTTGTCTTGGCTGTAGCATTGCAAAGGTAAAGGTTGTAGAACTTTTTTGTTCACTATATACAGATGTGTAGTTGGTGACCTATCTTGGAAGATCACTAAACGTTTTTGTGGATCTGATACTTCTTTTGTAGGTTTTTATCAGGTTTAATAATTTGCAAACTTCATTCAAATACAGATGCATTGGATTTTATGATATTTGCTGATTCCCTGATGCTTTCTTTGGTTTCTAGATTGCCTCCGATGGTTTGAAGCACAGAGTTTTTGAGGTCTCCTTGGCTGATCTCCAGAATGATGAGGATCAGGCTTACAGGAAGATCAGACTTCGCGCGGAAGATGTACAAGGGAGGAATGTGCTCACAAACTTTTGGGTAATGATCTTTGGCTCTTTGCACACAGTGACTATTGTTTTGCCCTTCTGTTTGTCACATGTCACTAACCAGTTCTAAATCTTGTTAGGGCATGGATTTCACCACTGACAAGCTCAGGTCACTGGTGAGGAAGTGGCAGACGCTCATCGAGGCTCACGTCGATGTTAAGACCACTGATAGTTACATGCTCCGCCTGTTCTGCATCGGCTTCACCAAGAGACGTCCCAACCAAGTAAAGCGCACTTGCTACGCGCAGGCTAGCCAGATCCGACAGGTATGTTTCTgtccatatctcatattttAAAGAGACCTAGAACTATATGTTAGCCTGCTGTCTCACTATATATACTCCATTACTGTGTGCAGATTCGCCGCAAGATGGTTGAGATCATGGCAAGCCAATCCTCTACCTGTGACTTGAAGGAGCTGGTATCAAAGTTCATCCCTGAAGTCATTGGCAAGGAGATTGAGAAGGCGACATCAAGCATCTTCCCTCTCCAGAATGTGTTCATCCGCAAGGTCAAGATCCTGAAGGCCCCCAAATTCGATCTGGGAAAACTCATGGAGGTAACTAATAGAAGTTAAATGTGTTTTTTTCATACAGGTTACTTGCTAAGACTTGATTCTAACTTTTCTTATTACCTTCTAGGTCCATGGTGACTATAAGGAGGATGTTGGTGTGAAGCTGGAAAGGCCTACCGAAGGAGATGAGGCCATGGCGGGACAGGAGGTTGCTGCTACGGCTGAGTAGAGAAAGTCCTGTCactattttcttcttatttagaAGATATATGTACTACCACCTATCTAGGTGGGTGACATGAACTTCGTAGTCAAGTTTTGATGCCTGCTTTCCTGAACACTTTGTTGAGACCTATCCAGTGGCGGCTTGATTTCATAAGAAAATCGAATGTTTCAAGGGTACCgtggttctttttttcttaattcaGATATCTCAAAACAAATGTTTGAGTTAATTCGTCTGTGGTTGTCTGGATCGTAAGTTTTGTCGTGATTTGTGATGCTCCGATGCAATTCATTATTTCCAGTTCCGTGCTTGCTTTAGTTGTTGGGGGATTTTtgcttccattttttttctaagaaagGTGCGTGGACATCTCAAGGCACCATATCCCGCTTTTGTTTGTGGTAAACCTATTTCTGCCATGTCAAGGTGAGATTGCAGCCAGATGCTTGTTGCTTCATGACTTGGAAATCTAGCATTTGTCATATTGCGTACTGATGCAATCTTTGTTTCTTAGATGGAAAGTAATTCCATTAACCATTCAATCGTTCCAAATGGTAGCAAGGCGAGTCAGGGCACTGGAGAACAGATAAACAATGAGGCTTCTGCACACGCTCACACCTCACCAGATGAAGGCCGCAGCTCTTAATTTTTCGCGAGGTCTCACCCACTTGTGGTCTCGGATGCAAGTTTCTAGTAGCCATCCTCTGAATTTCCTCACTGGAATGGAACAACGCTGACTTGCACATCTCTGCACTCCGCATTCTTTCCCAAGCATTTACTTTGTTTCTTGCCTGCCACCAAATACACATTGAAAAGCATCGCAAGGAATGGTCCCCCGTCTTCGTCCAACCTCAACACATGGGACAGATTGTATCACGCTTACACCTCCACTGAGAACTTGCACTCTCAGCATGATTTGGGGATGAAGCATTTCTCCCAGCTCTCTGATCATGGGACAAACACGAGAGATGCACATAGCTTTGCTATTTCCAAAAGCGAACAAAATTGTTAAGGATGTCCAGCGAAGTACGCTCAACGTTGCAACATGAGCAAAAATGAACCAATCTACATTCACAAAATCACATGCTTACTACTACATTTGCAAGCGGTAACGGCTGAGAACAACATACGAAGACAAAATTTCTACACGAAGAACTGAGCTTTTAGTATGGTTCCTAATGCAGCATGATGGGGAGTTGCTCGGAGAAGTCCTGGATTGGTGACAATTCTCTGAGCTCGTATGCTGCCTGGAAGCAGTCCGCAGCCTCGAGCAGTGACCCTTCAGATTTCAGGACAAGTCCAAGATCCAACCAGGCTCGATGGTTTGTAGGCTCTAAACGGAGGGCATTGCGCAAGAAAGTTCTTGCAATCGATATCGAATTCCCTCCGAGATCTCGTAGAATTCCTGCCATAGAAACCATGCTTGGGACGTAATCTGGATTGATCGAGAGGGCGAATGAAAACGCCATCAAAGCTTCTTGGTGCAAGGATTGAGCCTCTAATAGAATGCCTGCAAAGGCGCTGCTCGCATCAGCACTTTGAAACATCGAGagccatcaaacaaactatattAGTTAAAATCTAACAGAAGCAACCTCCTACATATTCATTTAAATACTGATCCAGAAGCATCGTACAGCAGTAAAACAATACTACTAAGTTTCATTACCCCCTATTTTCTGAATGTCCAGAGGACACGAATACTGAAGCAAATACAGCTAAAACCAGTCTCGACACTACACCCAAGCCTAAAGAACAAGATGGCCAAaattaatataatatatttCCAGTTTCTTAATGTTTGACAAAAAAGAGCATAATAGTTTGATCATACTATTTGTGAATCAGGATTGCCCAAAACCTAAGATCGCACAAACAGTAGCAGAGTCAAATAGTTGGCAACATATACCTCTGACGTGCCAACACTTGGGATAAAAGAAATCAGTGGATATGGCTTTGTCAAGGCAGATGTTTGAGTCACGCCATGCCTCAAGCTTGGTGTACATTGACGCTAGATCTAACCATACATCAATCTCCAACTTCTGTACGGATTTAATCTGTCAAGACCAAGTGGATAATGAGCAAAGAAGAACCTTGATATTTCCACTGGAGTTCAATAAAGAAGAGAAGGGACTGTACCTTGTCACAATTGGTCGATTTCCAGACTTCCTTCTTTGCTTGAATGGTTGCAAGCAAAACTCGAAAAGATTCCACTGCAGATTTGAATTGCCCACGGGAAGCCTGAATTTGTGCTTTTAGCCTCAAAATATCCAATTGATCATCTTTTTCAGCTTCATCTATTGCAATATCCGCTACTGCTTCAGCTTCTTGTAAATTCTGCTGTGCAGATAATACAAGGATCAATAACTTCCAGGCACTAACTGAACCTCCCATCACCATCTCAAGACATTCTGTTGCACTTTCAACAGCTGCATTGAGTTTGCGCTGCATCGCATTTTCCCAAGCAAGGCTATACATTATTTCAGGATTATAGTTTGCCATTGTAGCAGCATCCTGAAGCAGCCTCAGTGCATCATCTTGTAATCTCAATTTGTCCAAGTGTGAAGTGGAGGACCTAGAAAAAGGTCCATAACAAACACCAAGAAAGTGGTTTACAACGCTGATGAAATGCATATCATGACTTCCGAAAGACTTCATGGCTTTGTTTGCAAATTTTATCCCTTCGGAAGCATGCTTTGGGTTCTTACAGCATAGTTTTGCTCCTAAAAGAAGAGATGGAATATGAGGTTTTCCTTTTCTCTCCAATACACAAAAACCATTCCTTATGATGTTTAATGCACTATCATCCATGCCAGCTGCACTGTAGCAAAGAGCAAGGATATACCATCTCTTCGATCTGGTATACGTTCCAGGCAACAACATTTCTAGATGGATGGACAAAACTTCAAAATGCCCAGATAATGAGAGTGCATACATCAAATGGTTCACAAGGTCAGGATCCCATTTTATTTCTTGGAGGGATAGCTTTCTTGTTAGTATCAGTAACAACAAAATTGCTTCCTCTATGTTGTTCCCAGGGGTTACCAGGTTCCCTTTCTGACCAAATTCTTGAGGGAACTTAACTTCAACTCCACAATACAGCAGAGTCACTGCCAAGTCTTTTTGTAAGTTGGCGGACCTTTGTGAATCCAAATTCCATGGCGTTTCAAGAGCTCTCCGATATGCAATGATGGCTTCTTCAAAACAACCGCTTCTCATCCACAGTTTGGGAAGATATTCTAGAGCCGAATGGAATATGTCTATTAGCTTACACTCTTCAGTAGTACCGTCAGGAACACCATATGGCCATGCAGACTCTATAATGTCTATGATGGTTCTGCATTCTTCTGCAGCTTCTGCCATGTCAAGATAGCATGAAGTGAAATTCTGACGGATGCAACAAAGTTCTTTCAGATGCAGAATTTATCAATATGAAGCATAACAGCCTTTTACTTCGGTTTGTCAAATACATATGTTTCAGTAAAACAAAATAACCAGGCCCGCATACATAGGCAACAGGAAATTTGCAATGCTTCTGGAGCTTACTATACAGATTTCAGATGAAAATGCTTAAGTACAATACAAGAAAgcacattgaaaaaaaaaatccagttaATACCTGTTACTCTACCAAGGGCTTCCAATGATTTTGCTTTAAGCAATATGGCCTCTAGAAGCAAGCTTACAGAATGCATTGACATATGCATTAGCATTCCATTCACTTGTGAGGTTTTCCTTCTTGATGAACGTGGAGGCCCTCTAGGCTTGATACTTTCAGCAATAGCACTGGTCATTCGCTGTCTCAAGCTTCTTATATCAATTCCCTGAAGAACTTGCAATGCTGCATCAAAGTTTCCTCTCTGATGTTCCAGTCTACCTAACAATGCCCGGGCCTCCTGTTACACAGACAAACAAATCTAATAGTTGGCAAATATAACAAACACAATATAGCCTAATTTCCTCAAAGAGTGAAGGGGTGCAGCAAACCTCATAATTTAATGAAAGGGTTTCTCTGAGGTCTGATTCTACTTCATTTACTTGGCTATCATCAGGCGTTGTTTCTCGACTTGCTATCTTTGAAGAAGAGCCATTTGCTGAGAAATCACGTGTCGCGAGAGATTCTGGGGATCGAGGAAGATCTTCGAACCTGGACTGGTCCCCACTGCAAGTGCATAACATGATCGCGGACATTTTCTGCTGtgcaaaaaaaatcacttaATTTAGATAAATAGCTCCGTCTCTCTTAGGATCTTCCTTTGGACCAATGGTATTGGACACTCAATCCAGGTACACTGCAGGACATCGCAATGATAAAAATAGGAAGTCTCAGTGCACACTTTAGCAAAAAAATCATGAGCAAAAACATAAAAGGTCTATATACAAACAGACAACACAATCAGAAAATCTATGAGCACAGGCAGATTTAGCAGTTCCCTATTCCCAATGTGGCccaatttaaataaataaattaatacaGCTCCACGTTTTTATGCTTAACGGCAAGGCAGATTCTGAGTTTCTGGTACACAACAGTAGAACAGAACTGGATATACCAATCAAGTGATCTGCAAGGTAAATTCCCACAAAAGCAGCtaaaagactaacaaaattatttgCACTCGCGCACATACTACATACAGGAGACAACGGCAAATGTGAACTCCCAGTAAGATCTCTAGTGCAAACTTCATCACCTACAGACCTACACATATCAACATCCACAACCAGAAGCCAAGAACAGCAACACCTTTCTTCCTAAAAAAAGGGAACAGCAACACCTTTcttcgaaaaaaaaaaggagcagcAACACCCATTCCTACTGTCAACTGCAGCAATGGTCCACTACGCGTTAGAGATTAGAGAGATTGGTTCTTCCACTCTTCATACTCCAAAACAAGGAAAAATGGGATAAATCCTCATGAAAAATAGCATGGCAACAGGGCATCCACTGTTTATACTTCAGGAAACAGCAGAGCAAACCAGAATTCTGGCGCGCCGTACAATCTCCCGAGAAATGCAGCCCCGTTGTCCCCAAAAAAAAGCAAGGGGACGGACTCAGCGAGGTGCATGAAACCCCGATTTCATCTCAGAAAATTAACTGCACCCCCACGGCCCCACCTCGGATCCCAAGTCCCGCGGCGTGAACTGAACTTGCTGACGAAGAAGAAAAATCGAATCCAGCGAGAACCACAAATGGATGGACTACGTTGATACTCCACCATGCAGCAGCGGAATCCGCAACTAAACGACGGCGAGAAAGGAAAATCCGGACGTGATTGCTCGAAGCAGTCGAAACATCTCCGGGACCAAAACTCGCTCTCAGGAaaatcgtgaaaaaaaaaactcgcagAAAATTTCCATCCAGGCGAGTTGGGGTTGCTTACGAGCAAGAGGAACCGATCCCAACCCCCCACTCCAACGCCCCGCCAATCCAACACCAGCAGAGGAGGGGGGAGGCGGAGAGACAAGGAGACGCTTACGAGGGAAGAGTTTGTTGGTGTGTGCTTCGGTGGAAGCAGGCTGGACGCGGGTACGGGCTCGGCAGCGCGGGCGCTGGTGCGGAGGACGGTGGCGTGGGGCCGTTGCTTTTGAGGCCTAGTGCCGGGCGGGCCTGATTTGGGCCCCAGCCCGGCCCTACACGGCGGTATAATTGTGTGGGTTTTATCGTTGATGAAAATGATTTGCATGGGAATCTTGTCATGAAATTTGGTCCGTCACAATTGAAGGCCCGCAATGAAAGCCAGCATGTCGTGGTACTGTTATTCGCCTGCCTTTCAGCGCATACTTCGAAAATTTTGTGTCCCCCAGCGTATAAGCTGCATGTGAATTTTTGTGTTTTTCAGCGTATACGTCGTATAGTGATTCGCTATCTGCGCGTGAAATagctaaaaatctaaaattagataacatatatgagtgtatttattgaaatagataatatattattgtatttataaatttagtatccGTATTAGACACATCATTTATCGAAAATGAATTTTTAATACATCATATGTCGAAAAACCCATATTCAGCACGTTGTATGCCGAATACGACACTATAGCCcgtattcggtacaccgtgtgacAAATACAGTTGACCGAATATGTGCTACAGTGCGTGCCGAATATAATCGGGCTAGTGGTTTTTCGATGTTCGGTGTACCAAAATTTCATTTTCGGTATATGATGTGCAGAATAtgaatgctaaaattataaatatgataatatattatctattttaacaaatatgctGATGTATGTTATCTAATTATAGATTTTTACC
The nucleotide sequence above comes from Phragmites australis chromosome 4, lpPhrAust1.1, whole genome shotgun sequence. Encoded proteins:
- the LOC133916683 gene encoding small ribosomal subunit protein eS1-like — translated: MAVGKNKRISKGKKGGKKKTVDPFAKKDWYDIKAPSVFSVRNVGKTLVSRTQGTKIASDGLKHRVFEVSLADLQNDEDQAYRKIRLRAEDVQGRNVLTNFWGMDFTTDKLRSLVRKWQTLIEAHVDVKTTDSYMLRLFCIGFTKRRPNQVKRTCYAQASQIRQIRRKMVEIMASQSSTCDLKELVSKFIPEVIGKEIEKATSSIFPLQNVFIRKVKILKAPKFDLGKLMEVHGDYKEDVGVKLERPTEGDEAMAGQEVAATAE
- the LOC133916684 gene encoding protein NPGR1-like isoform X2 encodes the protein MSAIMLCTCSGDQSRFEDLPRSPESLATRDFSANGSSSKIASRETTPDDSQVNEVESDLRETLSLNYEEARALLGRLEHQRGNFDAALQVLQGIDIRSLRQRMTSAIAESIKPRGPPRSSRRKTSQVNGMLMHMSMHSVSLLLEAILLKAKSLEALGRVTEAAEECRTIIDIIESAWPYGVPDGTTEECKLIDIFHSALEYLPKLWMRSGCFEEAIIAYRRALETPWNLDSQRSANLQKDLAVTLLYCGVEVKFPQEFGQKGNLVTPGNNIEEAILLLLILTRKLSLQEIKWDPDLVNHLMYALSLSGHFEVLSIHLEMLLPGTYTRSKRWYILALCYSAAGMDDSALNIIRNGFCVLERKGKPHIPSLLLGAKLCCKNPKHASEGIKFANKAMKSFGSHDMHFISVVNHFLGVCYGPFSRSSTSHLDKLRLQDDALRLLQDAATMANYNPEIMYSLAWENAMQRKLNAAVESATECLEMVMGGSVSAWKLLILVLSAQQNLQEAEAVADIAIDEAEKDDQLDILRLKAQIQASRGQFKSAVESFRVLLATIQAKKEVWKSTNCDKIKSVQKLEIDVWLDLASMYTKLEAWRDSNICLDKAISTDFFYPKCWHVRVLMRAAPLQAFY
- the LOC133916684 gene encoding protein NPGR1-like isoform X1, translated to MSAIMLCTCSGDQSRFEDLPRSPESLATRDFSANGSSSKIASRETTPDDSQVNEVESDLRETLSLNYEEARALLGRLEHQRGNFDAALQVLQGIDIRSLRQRMTSAIAESIKPRGPPRSSRRKTSQVNGMLMHMSMHSVSLLLEAILLKAKSLEALGRVTEAAEECRTIIDIIESAWPYGVPDGTTEECKLIDIFHSALEYLPKLWMRSGCFEEAIIAYRRALETPWNLDSQRSANLQKDLAVTLLYCGVEVKFPQEFGQKGNLVTPGNNIEEAILLLLILTRKLSLQEIKWDPDLVNHLMYALSLSGHFEVLSIHLEMLLPGTYTRSKRWYILALCYSAAGMDDSALNIIRNGFCVLERKGKPHIPSLLLGAKLCCKNPKHASEGIKFANKAMKSFGSHDMHFISVVNHFLGVCYGPFSRSSTSHLDKLRLQDDALRLLQDAATMANYNPEIMYSLAWENAMQRKLNAAVESATECLEMVMGGSVSAWKLLILVLSAQQNLQEAEAVADIAIDEAEKDDQLDILRLKAQIQASRGQFKSAVESFRVLLATIQAKKEVWKSTNCDKIKSVQKLEIDVWLDLASMYTKLEAWRDSNICLDKAISTDFFYPKCWHVRGILLEAQSLHQEALMAFSFALSINPDYVPSMVSMAGILRDLGGNSISIARTFLRNALRLEPTNHRAWLDLGLVLKSEGSLLEAADCFQAAYELRELSPIQDFSEQLPIMLH